The nucleotide sequence CGGTACGCGGTTGAGGCGGCGGAAGGTCTCGAGCGCCTGCTCGAAGTCGGGGTTGGGGTTCTCGCGGAGAAACACGTCCAGCGGATTGATGATCACCGTGCTGATGTCGCGGGCTTGGAGCCACTGGCCGGTGAAGTTGCGGATGAATTCATCCGACTTCGGGTCGGCCATCATGCGGTCCACCTGTTGCGTGAGATTGGCACGGAGCCGTCCCTCCGCGGCGAGGCGGAACAGCTCGGCGTCGGGCATCGAGGACCACAGGAAATACGACAACCGGGAGGCCAGGGCCCACTCATCCACCAGGGGATGCGCCTCGCCCGGGGTCAGCGGCAGGGTCTCCTCCTCGCGGAAGATAAAGCGGGGGGAAGCCAGCACGGCCACCATCGCCTGGGCCACGCCGGCCTCGAAGGTGCCATCCTCCTGCGCGGCCACCCGCTCGGCCATGGTGGCGAGACGCTCGATGGTGGGCTGGTCGGTCGGGCGGCGGAAGGCGTGGAGCGTGAAATCGGCGAGGAGCTCCCGCAGGTAGACGGCGCGCTCGGCGGCATCGGCGGGGACGGCCCGCGGGAAATAACGGGCGTAGTTGGCCGGCTGCACCCAGTGGTCCCGGGCGAAGGGGCCGCGCACGGTCACGTCGTTGAGGCGGATCCGCAGGGAGCGTTTCTGATCGCGATCCGGACCGAGCGGACGGATCTCCAGGCTGAGTTGATGGTCCCCCGCCGCCCACTCCCGGGCAAAGGTCAGCTTGTAGGTCTTGAAGCCTTCGCGGACAAATTCCTGGTCGAGGACGGTTTCGCCATCCACTTGGAAAATCACCCGGCAGCGGTTGTAGTCAAACTGGTCGTCCACGTAGCGCTCGACCGCGTTCAGGTTGAGTTCCACCTCGTAGGCGCCGGGGATTTCCACCCGGTGGGTCGTGCCGACGGTCGCCGGCGTGTAGTAGGACAGGTCCAGCGCACGACCCTCGATCGCGGGGGCGGGCCGCAGGAAGGCCGGGGCCGGGACGGGCGCGGCGGTGGCGGCATCGGAGGTGCGGGCCGTGTCGCCCAGCAGGGTCGCCGGCGTCTCCATGCGCACGGTCACGAACTGGCGGCCCTCCAGGGCCCGCTCGGCCACCACGCGCGGCTGCAGGGGCACGGTGCCGGCCACGACCGCCTGCGCGGCATCGAGGTATTTCTCCAGCAGCATGGGCGAGAGCGTCAGCACATCGCCGTTGTTGTCGAAGCCGTGGCCGGTGTCGTCGGCGGGAAATTCCCTCTGCGTGTCGTAATCCACCCCCAGCAGCTCGCGCACGGTGTTGCGGTACTCCACGCGGTTGAGGCGGCGCACCGTGACCCGGCCCGGGTCCGGCCGCGCGGGATCCAGCTCGAAGACGTCGCGCTTGATGAAGGCCGCCAGCTTGTCGATCTCGGCCTGCTCGAGGTAATCCTCCTCGACCGGGGGCATGATGCGCGAGCGCGTGTTCTTCAGCACCCGCAGCCAGAGCTTGTGGTCCTTGAGGCTGGCCTCGTCCTTGAAGGCATCGAGCGTCACGCCGCCCTCACTCTCCCCGTCACCGTGGCAGCTGTAACAATAAGTCTCCAGCATCGGCCGGATCTCCTTCTGGAAGGTGTCCAGGGCGGTCTGCGCGGACAGCACGACCGGGCATAGCAAGGCGAGGGCAAACCGGGGGCGGGGAAGCATGGGGCAGTGCCAGCAAACCTGCCCCGCCCCACTTTGCAAATTCTTGCGTAAGAATTGTGTGTTAGATTTGGCGACTCGCAAAATTAACCCGATTTCCGTCCGGTCGGTTTGCCAATCCGGTCGAAACTCCCATGCTCGCGCCATGACAACGCTCCGCCGCCCCGCCCACCGGTTGCTTTTCGTCCTCGGTTTGCTGGCCTCGATCTTCGGCCTGCCGTCCGCCGCCCTGGCCGCGCCGTCGATCATCTCCGGCCCCATGCTGGGCTACCGGGCCCACCGCGAGGTGTTCCTCTGGGTTGAGGCCAAGGAGGCGCAGACCGTCACACTCGACTACTGGCTCGCCGGCCAGCCGGCGACCAAACGCACGCTCACGCAGGCCAACCCCGCCGTCACACCCGCCGGCGGCCAGATCATCCACTTCCGCCCGGGCCTGCTCGAGCCGGGGGCCCGTTACGAGTACACGCTCAGCCTCGACGGCGTGGCGCAGGCCCTCCCATTCCCCGCCACCTTCCAGACGCAGGCCCTGTGGGAATGGCGCACACCGGCCCCTGATTTCAAATTCGTCACCGGCTCCTGCGCCTACATCAACGACCCCGCGTTCGACCGCCCGGGCACGCCCTACGGCAAGACCACCCGCACCTTCGAGCTGATGGGTGACAGCGGCGCCGACTTTGCCGTCTGGCTCGGCGACAACTGGTATTACCGCGAGCCCGACTACGACTCGGTCAGCGGCCTCTGGTACCGCCCGCAGCACGACCGCGCGATCCCCGAGATGCGGAAACTTCTCGGCACGATGCACCACTACGCCACGTGGGACGACCATGACTACGGCCCGAACGACTCGAATTCTTCCTACGAGTACAAGGACGAGGCCCTGAAGATCTTCCGGGCCTACTGGGGCAATCCCTCGTACGGCGAAGCGGACAACCCCGGCGTCCACACCAAGTTCTACTGGAGCGACGCCGCCTTCTTCCTCCTCGACAACCATTATCACCGCGACGCCGCCACGCTCAACCAGGACCTCCATCCCGGGAAATCCCAGTATGGGCGCAAGCAGCTCGAGTGGCTCAAACAGTCGCTCATCGCCGCCAAGGAGCTGAAGCACTTCAAATTCTTCTTCATCGCGACGGGCAACCAGATGCTGCAGGTCCGCACCGGCGCCGAGTCGCACCAGGAATACCGCCGCGAGCGCGAGGAACTCCTCGCCTTCATCCGCGAGCAGGAGATCACCGGCGTCGTGTTTCTCACGGGTGATGTCCACCACTCCGGCCTCTACCGCCGCCAGCTGGCCAAGGACGGCCCCTGGGTCTACGAGATCACGGCCTCCCCCTTCTCCAGCGGTTCCTGGGACGTGGAGAAAAGCAACAAGGCCACCGATCCCTACCTCGTGAAGGACTCCCTCGTCGGCGACCAGAATTTCACCACCGTCGAGGTCCGCGGCCCCAAGGACGCCCGCGAGCTGGTCATCACCTGCATCGACAAGCAGGGCGTCACCCGCTTCACGCACACGGTGCCGCTGGCCGATTTGCAGTAACCGCCCACCATTGCGAGCATCGCGCGGGCGTCACCGCGCCTTGCCCGGCGGACCTCGCTTCCCCACCTTGCGCCCATTAGCATTCTTCGCGGGGTAGATTCAGCAGTCTGCCATTCCCGGCCCGACCCAACCCCGGGCTTGCGCTTTTGGGGCCGGGGACTCCCATTCGGCGGTTCCCACCGATGAGACTGCCCCTCCGTCCCCGTTCCCTCCTGCCGTTAATCGCCCTCCTCGCCACCGGCCTCCGCGCCGACGAGGTGCAACAGCTCCCCGACATGGTCGTCGAGCGCCCCGTCACCCGCGACGTCCAGGTCAGCCTGGTGGAACTGGCGCCGACGGCCGAACCCGCCGCCGGGCTCGCCGCCCTCGCCCTCCGCACCGCCGGCCTGTCCGTCAGCGACGCCGGCGCCCGTGGCTTCGGCGCCATCACGACCCTGCGCGGCCTGGGCAACACCCCGTACTTCAGCGATTCGTCGGTCCCGGTCTACCTCGACGACATCCCGCTCGCCACCGGTTTCACCTTCCCCACCGACCTCTACGATTTCTCCTCCGTCGCCGTCCACCGCGGGCCGCAGGCCGCCACCCTCTTCGGCCGCGCCGGCGACGCCGGCGTGATCCACTTCACCAGCGCCCGCCCCGCCGCCGGCACCCGGTCCCGTGCCACCTTCTCCGCGGGCAACCACGGCCTCCTCGCCGCCAGCGCCTCCGTGCAGAGCGCGCCAAGCGCCGACACCGAGATCAGCGCGGGGCTCAGCGCCAGCCAGCGCGACGGCTACGTCCGCAACACCCAGCTCAACCAGGACGTGGACGACCGCGAATCCGTCTCCGCCCGCCTCAAGCTCACCCACCGGCCCGTCGCCGGCACGGAGCTCTCCTTCCACGTGCTGGGCCAGCGCGCCCGTGACGGCGCCCAGGCGCTGGTGCCGCTCGGCGGCCCCTACCATGAGGTACAGCGCGGCCAGGAAGGCGTGGCCGACACCGACTTCGCCGCCGCCGCCCTCGGCTTCAGCCGCGACCTTGACGCCGGTACACTCAGCACCACGACCAGCTGGTCGAACTGGGAAATGAATCCCTACTCCAACCGCCTCGTCGTCTTCGGCGGCGCCGACTTCGATTCCGTGGTCACGCAATCGCAACGCACCTTCAGCGAGGAGATCCGCTTCGCCGGACCGCGCGGCTCGGGCGGCGCGTTCTGGTCGACCTCCCGCACGCGCGGCAGTGCCGACCGCGTGTTCAGCGGCTTCCCCATCGAGCAGTCGCGCTACACGACCGACGCCGACACTTTCGCCCTCTTCGGCCGGGCGAACTTCACCCCCGCCCCCGGCTGGACCCTCACCCCCGGCCTGCGCGCCGAACAGACGGACAAGGACTTCACGCGCATCGAGACCATCCCCGGCTCCGCCGTGATCCGCCGCGATGACGACTGGTCGGCCTTCCTGCCGAGCCTCGCCGCCACCCGGAAGATTGACGACGCCACCGACCTCACCCTGTCCCTCGCCCGCGGCTTCAAGGCCGGCGGTTACTCCGGCTTCACCGGCCACGCCGACCTCGCGGCCTTTGGCGCCCAGCGCGCCTGGACCGCGGAGGCCGCCTACCGGACGACGTTCAAGGAATCCCACCTCGCCACCACCGCCCGGGCCTACGCCTCGCGCGTCACCGGGTACCAGATCGAGCGTTCCTTCGCCGTCCCGGGTTCCTTCGCCGATGAATACCTCGTGGTCAACGCCGGCGAGGCGCGCGTCCTGGGCCTCGAGCTGGAATCCAGCTGGAACCCCGCCGCCGACTGGACCGTGACGCTCGTTGGCTCCATCAGCCACGCCGAACTGGAGGAGTTCACCGATCCGTTCACCGGCGCAACCTACTCCGGCAACCGCGCGCCCTACGCTCCTTCCGGCAATGGCGCGCTGCGCGTCGACTACCGCCCGGCCACGGGTTTCTTCGCCGGCGCCGGCCTCAGCTGGACCGGCACCACGTACTACGACGAGCAGGAGACCGCCTTCCTGGCCCAGCGCTCGTACACGCTGGTCGAGGCCGACGCAGGGTACGCCTTCGCCGCGGGCGAGGTGCGACTCTTCGGCCGCAACCTCGGCGACGAGGAATATTACAGCTCCATCACCCCCGGCGTCGGCCACGGCACCCCCGGCGCTCCGCTCACCTGGGGCGTGGAGCTGAGCGTGAGCTGGTAAGACCGCCGCTACAGGTGCGCCACGGGGAATAGCCTCGCCAAGGCCGACGCCCGGGCTAATTTTTTGTGGGCAAAAGCAACTCGTATGGAGACCAAACAACAAATCGTCGCCAACTGGCTGCCCCGCTACACCGGCGTGGCCCTCAAGCAGTTCGGCCGCTACATCCTGCTCACGAACTTCGACCGCTACGTTGAGCTCTTCGCCCAGTGGCACCGCGTGCCCGTCCACGGCCGCCACAAGCCCATGCTCAGCGCCACCGCGGGCAACATCTCGATCATCAACTTCGGCATGGGCAGCGCCACCGCCGCCACGGTCATGGACCTGCTGAGCGCCATCAACCCCAAGGCCGTCCTCTTCCTCGGCAAGTGCGGCGGCGTGAAGCACCGCGCCCGCATCGGCGACCTCATCCTCCCCATCGCCGCCATCCGCGGCGAGGGCACGAGCAACGACTACTTCCCGCCCGAGGTCCCCGCCCTGCCCTCCTTCGCGCTGCAGAAGGCCATCTCCACCACCATCCGCGAGCACAAGAAGGACTACTGGACCGGCACCGTCTACACCACCAACCGCCGCGTCTGGGAACACGACAAGATCTTCAAGACCTACCTCAAGAAGATCCGCGCCATGGCCGTCGACATGGAGACCGCCACCATCTTCATCACCGCTTTCGCCAACGAGACGCCCGCCGGCGCCCTGCTCCTCGTCTCCGACGAGCCCATGACCCCGCAGGGTGTGAAGACCGCGGTCAGCGACAAGGCCGTCGACGACGCCCACGTCATCTCCCACCTGCGCATCGGCCTCGATTCCCTGAAGCAGCTCATCAACAAGGGCGTCACGGTGAAGCACCTGAAGTTCTGACCCAACCGGCGGAATTTCCCCGCGGATAACGCCGATGAACGCGGATCAATCCTGAAGTCAGGAACAGTGCCCACTCCACCCATGCCTTTATCCGCGCCCATCCGCGTTATTCGCGGTGAATCCGTCCCCTCCCCATGCTGATCCGGATCAAGGGCGCCATTTCCAACTGCTACCTGCTGCTCGGCGAGCGGCCGGTGCTGGTGGACACCGGCGCGCCGGGCGACCTCAAGCGCATCCTCGCCGGCCTCAAGGCCCATGGCCTGGCCCCGGCGGACCTCGCCCTGATTCTCCTCACCCACGGCCACAGCAACCACGCGGGCTGTGCGGCGGAACTGCAGCGCCGCAGCGGCGTCCACGTCGCCCTGCACGTCGGCGACGCCGAGCTCGCCCGCACCGGTCACAACGGCGTGCTGGCGCCCCAGGACATCCTCGGCCGCGTGCTGCGTCCCTTCGTGGACGAGCCCTTCGAACCCTTCGAACCCGGCCTGCTTTTCCGGGACGGTTTTTCGCTGGAGCCCTACGGGGTGAAGGGCCGCGTGCTCGCCACCCCCGGCCACACCGCCGGCTCCGCCTCGGTGGTGCTCGCGTCGGGCGAGGCGATCATCGGCGACGTGCTGCGCGGCAGCTTCGTCTGGCCCAACAAGTCGCGCCCCCACTGGTTCTGCCGCGACCCCGAGTCCAACACCCGCAGCATCGTGCGCCTCGCCCGCGAGGGCCTGCTGCGCTGCCACCCCGGCGTCTTCGGCAGTTTCCCGGGCACGGAGCTCGGCCAGTACCTCCGCACCGACACGGGCGAGGTCATGGCGCTGTCGGGCGAGCCGGTTTAGCGCCTGCGGCGCGCCATACCCAGCCCAGTCGGCCTGTAGGGCGGGATCGCCGCTACGGCAATACATCCACCCAGAACGGCGCGAACACCTCCGTGCCGCCGAGGTCCACCTGGGCCCAGATGACGTAGCGGCCGGGCTGCGGGATCGTGATCTTGAAATTCAATTCCGGGTTCAGCGCATCGGGCGACTTGGTCAGGTCCGTTTCCATCGGGTGCAGGTGGGCGAAGCCGCTGCGCGCCTCGTCGAAGGCGACCAGGTGCGCGAAGGCCCCCATCACCGGCTGGAGCGGCACGGGTTCCTTGACCGTGCCCGGGCTGCTGATGCGGAAGGTCAGGTCGGTCGGCTGCCCGGCATGGAGCACCGGCGGCAGCCCGAGCTCAAACCGGAAACCCCGGTCCAGCCAGGTGGTGTTGCCCGTGTTGATCACCGTGGGCACCGCCCCGGGCACCGTGAAGTCCGCCGCGGCGTAGAGCCCGCGCTGGGTCGCCGCCGGCGTGAAATCGGCGAACACCCGGTACACGCCCGAGCGGCGCGGCGTGAGCGTGAACACCCATTCCCCGTCCCGCCGGCCCGGCTCGGGGTGGACGTGTTGGTAGTCGGAGAGTGTCGGATCCACGACGAGCAGGTGCAACTTGCGCGTGTGCGCGATGATCAGGTCGGCGGGGCCGATCGGCTTGCCGCTGGCGGTGCGCAGCGTGACCGTAAACTCCACCGGCTCGTTGCGGGCCGGCGCCCCGGCGGCCTTCAGGCCCATCACCACCGGTGAAAGCACGGACACGACCGGGATGAACTGCGGGTTGGCCGGGTCGCAAAACTCGATCGCCCCCTTCCCCTCCACCCGGAAATCCATGTGGTTCACATTCGAGCCGCCCGGCAGCAGGCGGATGCCGACGTAGAGCGCCAGCGCCACGGAGGTAATCACCAGCACC is from Lacunisphaera limnophila and encodes:
- a CDS encoding DUF1592 domain-containing protein gives rise to the protein MLPRPRFALALLCPVVLSAQTALDTFQKEIRPMLETYCYSCHGDGESEGGVTLDAFKDEASLKDHKLWLRVLKNTRSRIMPPVEEDYLEQAEIDKLAAFIKRDVFELDPARPDPGRVTVRRLNRVEYRNTVRELLGVDYDTQREFPADDTGHGFDNNGDVLTLSPMLLEKYLDAAQAVVAGTVPLQPRVVAERALEGRQFVTVRMETPATLLGDTARTSDAATAAPVPAPAFLRPAPAIEGRALDLSYYTPATVGTTHRVEIPGAYEVELNLNAVERYVDDQFDYNRCRVIFQVDGETVLDQEFVREGFKTYKLTFAREWAAGDHQLSLEIRPLGPDRDQKRSLRIRLNDVTVRGPFARDHWVQPANYARYFPRAVPADAAERAVYLRELLADFTLHAFRRPTDQPTIERLATMAERVAAQEDGTFEAGVAQAMVAVLASPRFIFREEETLPLTPGEAHPLVDEWALASRLSYFLWSSMPDAELFRLAAEGRLRANLTQQVDRMMADPKSDEFIRNFTGQWLQARDISTVIINPLDVFLRENPNPDFEQALETFRRLNRVPAEQRTAEQKDELTRIRDLVVPVFRAPKPQLTNSLREAMQQETEMSFAHVLREDRSLVELINADYTFLNEELAQHYGIAGVTGREMRKVQLPPDSPRGGVLTQGTVLAVTSNPTRTSPVKRGVFILEKILGTPAAPPPPNIPPLENVASKEELSKMTLRETLNLHARSAECRSCHNRMDPLGLALENFNALGRWRDMDSNQPVEAAGKLITGEKFADIRELKRILATGHRGDYLHNMAEKLLTYALGRGLDYTDVDILDQLVVQLEAADARPSALLHGIIRSAAFQQRRLDPPVHTAGPAAGPSTPRS
- a CDS encoding alkaline phosphatase D family protein, with the translated sequence MTTLRRPAHRLLFVLGLLASIFGLPSAALAAPSIISGPMLGYRAHREVFLWVEAKEAQTVTLDYWLAGQPATKRTLTQANPAVTPAGGQIIHFRPGLLEPGARYEYTLSLDGVAQALPFPATFQTQALWEWRTPAPDFKFVTGSCAYINDPAFDRPGTPYGKTTRTFELMGDSGADFAVWLGDNWYYREPDYDSVSGLWYRPQHDRAIPEMRKLLGTMHHYATWDDHDYGPNDSNSSYEYKDEALKIFRAYWGNPSYGEADNPGVHTKFYWSDAAFFLLDNHYHRDAATLNQDLHPGKSQYGRKQLEWLKQSLIAAKELKHFKFFFIATGNQMLQVRTGAESHQEYRREREELLAFIREQEITGVVFLTGDVHHSGLYRRQLAKDGPWVYEITASPFSSGSWDVEKSNKATDPYLVKDSLVGDQNFTTVEVRGPKDARELVITCIDKQGVTRFTHTVPLADLQ
- a CDS encoding TonB-dependent receptor encodes the protein MRLPLRPRSLLPLIALLATGLRADEVQQLPDMVVERPVTRDVQVSLVELAPTAEPAAGLAALALRTAGLSVSDAGARGFGAITTLRGLGNTPYFSDSSVPVYLDDIPLATGFTFPTDLYDFSSVAVHRGPQAATLFGRAGDAGVIHFTSARPAAGTRSRATFSAGNHGLLAASASVQSAPSADTEISAGLSASQRDGYVRNTQLNQDVDDRESVSARLKLTHRPVAGTELSFHVLGQRARDGAQALVPLGGPYHEVQRGQEGVADTDFAAAALGFSRDLDAGTLSTTTSWSNWEMNPYSNRLVVFGGADFDSVVTQSQRTFSEEIRFAGPRGSGGAFWSTSRTRGSADRVFSGFPIEQSRYTTDADTFALFGRANFTPAPGWTLTPGLRAEQTDKDFTRIETIPGSAVIRRDDDWSAFLPSLAATRKIDDATDLTLSLARGFKAGGYSGFTGHADLAAFGAQRAWTAEAAYRTTFKESHLATTARAYASRVTGYQIERSFAVPGSFADEYLVVNAGEARVLGLELESSWNPAADWTVTLVGSISHAELEEFTDPFTGATYSGNRAPYAPSGNGALRVDYRPATGFFAGAGLSWTGTTYYDEQETAFLAQRSYTLVEADAGYAFAAGEVRLFGRNLGDEEYYSSITPGVGHGTPGAPLTWGVELSVSW
- a CDS encoding AMP nucleosidase; the encoded protein is METKQQIVANWLPRYTGVALKQFGRYILLTNFDRYVELFAQWHRVPVHGRHKPMLSATAGNISIINFGMGSATAATVMDLLSAINPKAVLFLGKCGGVKHRARIGDLILPIAAIRGEGTSNDYFPPEVPALPSFALQKAISTTIREHKKDYWTGTVYTTNRRVWEHDKIFKTYLKKIRAMAVDMETATIFITAFANETPAGALLLVSDEPMTPQGVKTAVSDKAVDDAHVISHLRIGLDSLKQLINKGVTVKHLKF
- a CDS encoding MBL fold metallo-hydrolase encodes the protein MLIRIKGAISNCYLLLGERPVLVDTGAPGDLKRILAGLKAHGLAPADLALILLTHGHSNHAGCAAELQRRSGVHVALHVGDAELARTGHNGVLAPQDILGRVLRPFVDEPFEPFEPGLLFRDGFSLEPYGVKGRVLATPGHTAGSASVVLASGEAIIGDVLRGSFVWPNKSRPHWFCRDPESNTRSIVRLAREGLLRCHPGVFGSFPGTELGQYLRTDTGEVMALSGEPV